The Aminithiophilus ramosus genome contains a region encoding:
- the gyrA gene encoding DNA gyrase subunit A — protein sequence MTKDSERLDFGTVLPLSLEEEIKHSYLDYAMSVIVGRALPDAKDGLKPVQRRILYAMLELGLRHNQAYKKSARVVGETMGKYHPHGDAAIYDTMARMAQDFSMRYPLVDGQGNFGSIDGDPPAAMRYTEARLTSTGEEMLTDIDEETVDWGPNFDESLKEPRVLPSLIPNLLVNGSSGIAVGMATNIPPHNLSEVVDALCLVLDNDETELGEILSVLPGPDFPTGGVILGRDGIVDAYRTGRGRVVVRGKAEVESGKRGKGRILITEIPYMVNKTNLIETIAKCAQNKTINGVTDIRDESDRKGLRIVLEVSRDADPEVTLRQLYSRTQLQSTFGVINLALVNNEPRVLPVREMLRIFLDHRRSVVRRRTEYRLRRAQERAHIVEGLVKALDLIDRVIALIRGASDPNAARAGLVEELAFSEAQAQAILDMRLQRLTGLERRKLEEELAGLLAEIERFRAILGNEALLDGVVKEELLELKKRFGDGRRTRIADDVDETLAEDLIPESEIVVVLSRDNFLRRMQLQDYRCQLKGGKGVKGAQPKGEDEISLLSVTTTHRDLFLFTTRGRVFAIKGYVVPEPKTGKGKHVGTFIPLEEGERVVALRDSHLDGAKFVFFLTVQGIAKRIEVGELSNLTRAGRRILGLAEGDEIARVHLTSGGDELILTTAQGQALRVAEDEFRPLGRQARGVRAIRLGESDCVVGCDVVRQDQQMLCISQFGLGKKTAYDQFALHHRGGSGVKVMNLGDRTGPLVGSWGVRDGDELLVISGRGRVIRFSVDDIPSLSRIARGSILVRLDDDDAVADVSVFRCDPEED from the coding sequence ATGACCAAAGATAGCGAACGATTGGATTTCGGCACCGTTCTCCCCCTCTCTCTGGAGGAGGAGATCAAGCACAGCTACCTCGATTACGCCATGAGCGTCATCGTCGGTCGCGCCCTCCCCGACGCCAAGGACGGCCTCAAACCCGTGCAGAGGCGGATCCTCTACGCCATGCTCGAGCTGGGGCTGCGCCACAACCAGGCCTACAAGAAGTCGGCCCGCGTCGTGGGCGAGACGATGGGCAAGTACCACCCCCACGGTGACGCGGCCATCTACGACACCATGGCCCGCATGGCCCAGGATTTCAGCATGCGCTATCCCCTCGTCGACGGCCAGGGGAACTTCGGTTCCATCGACGGCGATCCCCCCGCCGCCATGCGCTATACCGAGGCCCGGCTCACGTCGACGGGCGAGGAGATGCTCACCGACATCGACGAGGAGACCGTCGACTGGGGGCCCAACTTCGACGAGTCCCTCAAGGAACCTCGCGTCCTCCCCTCGCTGATCCCGAACCTCCTCGTCAACGGAAGTTCGGGCATCGCCGTCGGCATGGCGACCAACATCCCGCCTCATAACCTGAGCGAAGTCGTCGACGCCCTCTGCCTCGTCCTGGACAACGACGAGACGGAGCTGGGCGAGATCCTCTCCGTCCTTCCCGGTCCCGATTTTCCCACGGGGGGCGTCATCCTGGGCCGGGACGGAATCGTCGACGCCTACAGGACGGGGCGCGGGCGCGTCGTCGTCCGGGGCAAGGCGGAGGTGGAGAGCGGCAAGCGCGGAAAAGGGCGGATTCTCATCACCGAGATCCCCTACATGGTCAACAAGACCAACCTCATCGAGACCATCGCCAAGTGCGCCCAGAACAAGACCATCAACGGCGTCACCGATATCCGCGACGAATCGGACCGCAAGGGGCTGCGCATCGTCCTCGAGGTCTCCCGCGACGCCGATCCCGAGGTGACCCTCCGTCAGCTCTACAGCCGGACCCAGCTTCAGTCCACCTTCGGCGTCATCAACCTGGCCCTGGTCAACAACGAGCCGCGCGTCCTTCCCGTGAGGGAGATGCTTCGCATCTTCCTCGACCATCGGCGGTCCGTCGTGCGCAGGCGGACGGAGTACCGCCTCCGCAGGGCCCAGGAGAGGGCTCACATCGTCGAAGGCCTCGTCAAGGCTCTCGACCTCATCGATCGGGTCATCGCCCTCATCAGGGGCGCCTCCGACCCGAACGCGGCCCGGGCGGGGCTGGTGGAGGAGCTGGCCTTCTCCGAGGCTCAGGCTCAGGCCATCCTCGACATGAGGCTCCAGCGCCTCACGGGGCTCGAGCGGCGCAAGCTGGAGGAAGAGCTCGCGGGCCTTCTGGCCGAGATCGAGCGGTTCCGGGCCATCCTGGGCAACGAGGCCCTCCTCGACGGCGTCGTCAAGGAGGAGCTCCTGGAGCTCAAAAAGCGCTTCGGCGACGGCCGGCGGACGCGCATCGCCGACGACGTCGACGAGACGTTGGCCGAAGATCTCATCCCCGAGTCGGAAATCGTCGTCGTCCTCTCTCGGGATAACTTCCTCCGGCGGATGCAGCTTCAGGATTACCGCTGCCAGCTCAAGGGGGGCAAGGGCGTCAAGGGCGCTCAGCCCAAGGGGGAGGACGAGATCAGCCTCCTCTCGGTGACGACGACGCACCGCGACCTCTTCCTCTTCACGACCAGGGGCCGCGTCTTCGCCATCAAGGGCTACGTCGTTCCCGAGCCCAAGACGGGCAAGGGAAAGCACGTGGGCACCTTCATCCCCCTCGAAGAGGGAGAGCGCGTCGTGGCGCTCCGCGACAGCCATCTCGACGGGGCCAAGTTCGTCTTCTTCCTCACCGTTCAGGGCATCGCCAAGAGGATCGAAGTCGGCGAGCTCTCCAACCTGACCCGGGCGGGACGGCGCATTCTGGGTCTGGCCGAGGGAGACGAGATCGCCAGGGTCCATCTCACCTCGGGAGGCGACGAACTCATCCTCACGACGGCCCAGGGACAGGCCCTGCGCGTTGCCGAAGACGAGTTCCGCCCCCTGGGACGTCAGGCCCGCGGCGTCCGGGCCATCCGCCTCGGCGAGAGCGACTGCGTCGTCGGCTGCGACGTCGTCCGCCAGGATCAGCAGATGCTCTGCATCTCCCAGTTCGGCCTGGGCAAGAAGACGGCCTATGACCAGTTCGCCCTCCATCATCGAGGCGGTTCGGGCGTGAAGGTCATGAATCTGGGCGATCGGACGGGTCCCCTCGTCGGAAGCTGGGGCGTCCGCGACGGCGACGAGCTCCTCGTCATCTCCGGCCGGGGACGGGTCATCCGCTTCTCCGTCGACGATATCCCCAGCCTGAGCCGCATCGCCCGCGGATCGATCCTGGTCCGTCTCGACGACGACGACGCCGTTGCCGACGTCAGCGTCTTCCGCTGCGATCCCGAAGAGGACTAG
- a CDS encoding phosphatidylserine decarboxylase, whose translation MKIAPDGKRSVAVAFLVTLLAVPLFPPLAWATSLATLGLLWFYRDPDRKAPEDDRRWVSPADGKVVEIFEARHPYVGKALKVGIFMSPLDVHVNRAPAAGVVEFLDYVPGRKLMAFNEKASEENERFYVGLRTEEGPLLLVQVAGFLARRIVCRLRRGDPLTGGERYGMIKLGSKVDVYLPASVRPVVVVGQRVRAGETVIGVVEK comes from the coding sequence ATGAAGATCGCTCCCGACGGGAAGAGGAGCGTGGCCGTCGCCTTCCTGGTCACCCTCCTTGCCGTTCCTCTTTTTCCCCCCCTCGCCTGGGCCACGTCGCTGGCAACCCTCGGCCTCCTCTGGTTCTACCGGGATCCCGACAGGAAGGCCCCGGAGGACGACAGGCGATGGGTCAGCCCCGCCGACGGCAAGGTCGTCGAGATCTTCGAGGCCCGACATCCCTACGTGGGGAAGGCCCTCAAGGTGGGGATCTTCATGTCGCCTCTCGACGTCCACGTCAACAGGGCCCCTGCGGCGGGAGTCGTCGAGTTTCTCGATTACGTGCCGGGCAGGAAGCTCATGGCCTTCAACGAAAAGGCCTCGGAGGAGAACGAACGCTTCTACGTCGGCCTGAGGACCGAAGAGGGGCCTCTGCTCCTCGTCCAGGTCGCCGGCTTCCTGGCTCGACGCATCGTCTGCCGCCTCCGCCGTGGAGACCCTTTGACAGGAGGCGAGCGATACGGGATGATTAAGCTCGGCTCGAAAGTCGATGTCTACCTTCCGGCCTCCGTCCGTCCCGTCGTCGTCGTGGGACAGAGAGTGAGAGCCGGGGAGACCGTGATCGGAGTTGTTGAAAAGTGA
- the thiT gene encoding energy-coupled thiamine transporter ThiT, translating to MRLSTRTLVEGALATALAVALSYLKIWNMPQGGSITLENVPLIVFALRRGWRGGLVAGSAAGLIQLLLGGYVVHPAQALLDYPLAFASLGLAALAPRPLWAGAFLGSLARFGCHVLSGALFFGSYAPEGTNVWLYSIGYNGSFMVPNLLLTVVACYLLVPRLERLRRE from the coding sequence ATGAGACTCAGTACCCGCACCCTCGTCGAAGGGGCACTGGCGACCGCTCTCGCCGTGGCTCTTTCCTACCTCAAGATCTGGAACATGCCTCAGGGAGGCTCCATCACCCTCGAAAACGTCCCCCTCATCGTCTTCGCCCTTCGGCGGGGATGGAGGGGAGGTCTCGTCGCGGGAAGCGCCGCAGGCCTGATCCAGCTCCTTCTCGGAGGCTACGTCGTCCACCCCGCCCAGGCCCTTCTCGACTACCCCCTGGCCTTCGCCTCCCTCGGCCTGGCCGCCCTGGCACCGCGCCCCCTCTGGGCCGGGGCCTTCCTTGGAAGCCTGGCCCGCTTCGGCTGTCACGTCCTCTCGGGCGCCCTCTTTTTCGGCAGCTACGCCCCGGAGGGAACCAACGTCTGGCTCTACTCCATCGGCTACAACGGTTCCTTCATGGTCCCCAACCTGCTTCTGACCGTCGTCGCCTGTTACCTCCTCGTCCCCCGCCTGGAAAGGCTCCGCCGGGAATGA
- the pssA gene encoding CDP-diacylglycerol--serine O-phosphatidyltransferase, which yields MKKSKRRTLSFRQIIPNMITSGNILCGMLALVLVFHGKVSHAAWLVFMAVFFDFMDGKVARSIGGSSAFGVELDSLADVVSFGVAPALIFYSAYLQGWKGVTGALVAAFFALCGALRLARFNVHHVDGAFQGFPIPAAGLFLASVVMAGWRLPASLAAPVALSVGLLMVSSVPFGNLKKLRKGNVNHYKAIFLFGFVFSLFVLLRGAAPLAAISVYLASGFLRFDWADWLSLVPEPVEGD from the coding sequence GTGAAAAAATCGAAGCGCAGGACTCTTTCGTTCAGGCAGATCATTCCCAACATGATCACCAGCGGCAACATCCTCTGCGGCATGCTCGCCCTCGTCCTGGTCTTCCACGGCAAGGTCAGTCACGCCGCCTGGCTCGTCTTCATGGCCGTCTTCTTCGACTTCATGGACGGCAAGGTGGCCCGCAGCATCGGAGGCAGCAGCGCCTTCGGCGTCGAACTGGACAGCCTCGCCGACGTCGTCAGCTTCGGCGTCGCCCCGGCCCTCATCTTCTACTCGGCCTATCTCCAGGGCTGGAAGGGCGTCACCGGCGCTCTCGTCGCGGCCTTCTTCGCCCTCTGCGGCGCCCTGCGGCTGGCCCGTTTCAACGTCCACCACGTCGACGGCGCCTTCCAGGGATTCCCCATCCCTGCGGCGGGCCTCTTCCTCGCCTCCGTCGTCATGGCCGGCTGGCGCCTCCCCGCCTCTCTGGCCGCTCCCGTTGCCCTGTCCGTGGGGCTTCTCATGGTCTCCAGCGTGCCTTTTGGCAACCTCAAGAAGCTGCGCAAGGGGAACGTGAACCACTACAAGGCGATCTTTCTCTTCGGATTCGTCTTCTCCCTCTTCGTCCTTCTCCGCGGCGCCGCGCCGCTGGCAGCCATCTCCGTCTATCTCGCCAGCGGTTTCCTCCGCTTCGACTGGGCCGACTGGCTCTCTCTCGTCCCCGAGCCCGTCGAAGGGGATTGA
- a CDS encoding Rossmann-like domain-containing protein, giving the protein MIEEKLWAAAQAAAGDSIVVEVVRGVHFTAVFLGNGAVGVACTFVARGEGEEWSQPLLLHLPLETAELLLLARSPHLGDRSIALATANALLQAEDPPSREELPPLKNETEIVVVGNVGGLVRELKEKGHRLRVFDENDKNSLPLDMAGRRLAEADLVILAANTIINGSWTSLLARARSAWIAGPCCPLVPPLFEGTPVKWLVGRRVTDGEKLGRLLTRGGGLAQLEPCMERVVLPV; this is encoded by the coding sequence ATGATCGAAGAGAAGCTCTGGGCCGCGGCTCAGGCGGCCGCAGGCGACAGCATCGTCGTCGAGGTGGTCCGCGGCGTCCATTTCACGGCCGTTTTTCTGGGCAACGGCGCCGTAGGCGTGGCCTGCACCTTCGTCGCCCGAGGCGAGGGGGAGGAATGGTCGCAGCCCCTGCTGCTCCACCTTCCGCTGGAGACGGCCGAGCTCCTTCTCCTGGCCCGATCGCCCCATCTCGGGGACAGATCGATCGCCCTGGCCACGGCCAACGCCCTTCTTCAGGCCGAGGATCCTCCCTCACGGGAGGAGCTGCCTCCGCTGAAGAACGAGACGGAGATCGTCGTCGTCGGCAATGTGGGGGGGCTGGTCCGGGAACTGAAGGAAAAGGGCCATCGCCTGCGGGTTTTCGACGAAAACGACAAGAACAGCCTTCCCCTGGACATGGCCGGTCGGCGCCTGGCCGAGGCCGACCTCGTCATCCTGGCCGCCAACACCATCATCAACGGCAGCTGGACCTCCCTGCTGGCGCGGGCCCGTTCGGCCTGGATCGCCGGTCCCTGCTGCCCTCTCGTTCCCCCTCTTTTCGAGGGAACGCCCGTCAAGTGGCTCGTGGGGCGCCGCGTCACCGACGGAGAAAAATTGGGCCGTCTCCTGACCCGGGGCGGAGGGCTCGCCCAACTGGAGCCCTGCATGGAGCGCGTCGTCCTGCCCGTCTGA